The nucleotide sequence TTAGATTGTACTGGTGGAGCCCAGAGGGCGGAATTTTCTCAATTCCTGAAAGTTCCCCAAATATTCCGTAAAAAACCTCCAAGCTGTCAAAGTCCCTTAAAGCCATTGAGAACTTTTCGCTTCTTAGGATTTTTAAAAGCTCCTCCCTCACCCTTTCAACGGGGGACTCTGAGAGCTCCCTCTCCTTTCCCTTTGACTGCTCGATAAAGGAACTGTGGTAACTAAAATCGAGCTGAACTCTAAACCTTACTCCTCTAACAATTCTTACAGGGTCGTCAGAAATTGAGGTTTCGTAGGCAGGCCTTATTAACCCCTTCTGTAAATCCTCAAATCCGCCGGTCGGGTCAATCAAGAGGACATCATCGTTAAACGGAAGGAAGAGCTCCCTGAAGTCAACCCCTATTGCGTTTATTGTAAAGTCCCTCTTCCTTAAATCCTCCTCAATGCTCCCCCCCCAGAGGTTAGAGACGTCAATCCTGAAGTAATCGCCAACGAACGAAAATACCCTCTTTTCCCTTTCAAATGAGAAGGGCTTTCTCTTTAACCTTTCGCCTATACACTTAACAATTCTTTCTAAATCATCTGAGGTTACAAGGTCAATGTCCGTAAATTCCTTCCTAATCCCTAGGAGCCTATCCCTAACAAATCCTCCAACTATGTAGCAGGAATTGAAACACTCCGATATCCTTTCTAACTTAGGATGGTAGAAGGTTAACTTATGAACTCTCTTCTCCATAAATTCTCCTTGGAGGTCGTTTTGGAAATTCTAAGGGCAGAAAACTTAGTAAAAGTTTACAAAACGGAGAGCGATGAAGTAGTAGCCCTCAAAGGGGTAAATATATCACTAAAAGAGGGGGAGTTTTCCCTTTTGATGGGGGCATCAGGTTCGGGAAAGTCCACCCTCCTACACATCTTAGGAACCCTTGACAGACCGACGGAAGGAAAGGTTTACT is from Balnearium lithotrophicum and encodes:
- a CDS encoding HD domain-containing protein, whose product is MEKRVHKLTFYHPKLERISECFNSCYIVGGFVRDRLLGIRKEFTDIDLVTSDDLERIVKCIGERLKRKPFSFEREKRVFSFVGDYFRIDVSNLWGGSIEEDLRKRDFTINAIGVDFRELFLPFNDDVLLIDPTGGFEDLQKGLIRPAYETSISDDPVRIVRGVRFRVQLDFSYHSSFIEQSKGKERELSESPVERVREELLKILRSEKFSMALRDFDSLEVFYGIFGELSGIEKIPPSGLHQYNLKEHTLKTVELLEEYVFKKAGEILGELSSSLGSIELIPNFSDRECLKLTALYHDVGKPLTVKEINGRLTFYNHDKVGAEITKGALLRLGFGKKAGRMGFIVVRNHLRPFFLYDLYRKGNLTERAIYRLFRDTREYFLHTLLLSVADFGATSEEMFKKLLEYEKFVKYLVQFYRERLMNLKPLLSGREIMEIKGYDRPNRCVGVIKEKLLELQAVGKVKTKEEAISVVLGMNCEDKV